The following coding sequences lie in one Pseudorca crassidens isolate mPseCra1 chromosome 2, mPseCra1.hap1, whole genome shotgun sequence genomic window:
- the LOC137209041 gene encoding olfactory receptor 11A1-like, whose product MATFLCCFFLTAITMVLLSRLTFCEPNEIDHFFCDFTPLVHLSCMDTSLTETIAYATSSAVTLIPFPLITTSYSFILAAVLRIPSGTGWQKTLSTCFSHLTMIMVFYGTLIATYLMPSANSSQLLHKGFSLLYTILAPMFNPIIYSLRNRDIHEALKKCLSKKPGFLR is encoded by the coding sequence ATGGCCACATTTCTCTGCTGCTTCTTTCTCACAGCAATCACGATGGTCCTACTGTCTAGACTAACCTTCTGTGAACCCAATGAAATTGATCACTTCTTTTGTGACTTCACACCTCTGGTCCATCTCTCCTGCATGGACACTTCACTGACCGAGACCATTGCCTATGCCACCTCTTCTGCAGTGACTCTGATCCCATTTCCTCTCATCACAACCTCCTACTCCTTCATTCTTGCTGCTGTCCTAAGAATTCCATCTGGCACAGGCTGGCAAAAGACCTTATCCACCTGCTTCTCTCACCTCACCATGATCATGGTGTTCTATGGGACACTGATTGCCACATACCTCATGCCCTCAGCCAACTCTTCCCAACTCTTGCACAAAGGATTTTCTCTACTTTATACCATCCTAGCACCCATGTTCAACCCCATCATCTATAGCCTGAGAAACAGAGATATCCATGAAGCCCTGAAGAAGTGTTTGAGTAAGAAGCCAGGTTTCCTTAGATga